A stretch of the Pantoea nemavictus genome encodes the following:
- a CDS encoding TIGR04028 family ABC transporter substrate-binding protein, with the protein MTKHFHLQALSLALLSGIFSAHAADTPVKGGTLVYLEQQAHTNLYPPAGGFYPNGGILNQITDKLTWQNPKTLQVEPWIAESWSSNADKTEYTFKIRPGVTFSDGTPLDANAVAKNFDTYGLGNKAQRLPVSEVINNYDRSEVIDRQTVKFYFKKPSPGFLQGTATIGSGLVSLSTLQRSFDQLGDARHIIGSGPFVVSDEKLGREVDLTARKDYQWGPKNSAQQGPANLDGIKFIVTPEDSVRIGALLAGQADFIRQVQAYDEKQAQQQNFPIYAAPTRGVNDSISFRPDNPLVSEVKVRQALLHATNAQQVVQTLFSPNYPQATSVIATSAAGYVNLADKLKYDPTLSKKLLDEAGWKPGSDGIREKDGKKLALTIYESLPQPQNKEVLQLVAQQWRQVGVALAVKAGDAGSRVLDNLDPLKTPLVVSEVGRADPDVVKSQFYPTNRDALLQKGGSSDKVQNFRDDKLNTLLLSISSEVDPAKRLAVTADAQRYLLDQAYVIPIFEEPQVFAGAPWLKGVNFEAVGRPSFYGAWLEKH; encoded by the coding sequence ATGACTAAGCATTTTCACTTGCAGGCGCTCAGTTTAGCCCTGCTCTCAGGGATTTTTAGCGCCCACGCGGCGGACACGCCGGTCAAAGGCGGTACGCTGGTTTATCTTGAACAACAGGCGCACACCAACCTTTATCCACCCGCTGGCGGCTTTTATCCGAATGGCGGTATTCTGAATCAAATAACCGATAAGCTGACGTGGCAAAACCCAAAAACCTTACAGGTTGAGCCGTGGATTGCCGAAAGCTGGAGCAGCAACGCCGATAAAACCGAATACACCTTTAAAATTCGTCCCGGCGTGACTTTCTCTGATGGCACGCCATTAGATGCTAATGCGGTGGCAAAAAACTTTGATACTTACGGGCTGGGAAATAAAGCCCAGCGCCTGCCGGTTTCCGAAGTGATTAATAATTACGATCGCAGTGAGGTTATTGATCGGCAGACGGTGAAATTCTATTTCAAAAAACCGTCCCCCGGTTTTTTGCAGGGCACCGCAACCATTGGGTCAGGTCTGGTTTCCCTCAGCACTCTGCAGCGTAGCTTCGATCAGCTAGGCGATGCACGCCATATCATTGGCTCCGGCCCGTTTGTGGTCAGCGATGAAAAACTCGGGCGCGAAGTCGATTTAACCGCGCGCAAAGATTACCAGTGGGGCCCGAAAAACAGCGCCCAGCAAGGTCCTGCCAATCTCGACGGCATCAAGTTTATCGTCACGCCGGAAGACAGCGTGCGCATTGGCGCATTGCTGGCCGGTCAGGCCGACTTTATTCGTCAGGTGCAAGCCTACGACGAGAAGCAGGCGCAGCAGCAAAACTTCCCGATTTATGCCGCACCCACGCGCGGCGTCAACGACAGCATCAGCTTCCGCCCGGATAACCCGCTGGTCAGCGAGGTGAAAGTGCGTCAGGCGCTGCTGCACGCCACTAACGCGCAGCAGGTGGTGCAAACCCTGTTCTCGCCGAACTATCCGCAGGCCACCTCGGTGATCGCCACTTCGGCGGCCGGTTACGTCAACCTCGCCGACAAGCTGAAATACGATCCAACGCTTTCGAAAAAACTGCTGGATGAAGCGGGCTGGAAACCGGGCAGCGACGGCATTCGTGAGAAGGATGGTAAGAAACTGGCGTTAACCATTTATGAGTCATTGCCGCAGCCGCAGAACAAAGAAGTGCTGCAGCTGGTGGCGCAGCAGTGGCGTCAGGTTGGCGTGGCGCTGGCGGTAAAAGCCGGTGATGCCGGCAGCCGCGTGCTGGATAACCTCGATCCGCTGAAAACCCCGCTGGTGGTTTCCGAAGTGGGCCGCGCCGATCCCGACGTGGTGAAAAGCCAGTTCTATCCGACTAACCGCGATGCGCTGCTGCAGAAAGGCGGCTCCAGCGACAAGGTGCAGAACTTCCGCGACGACAAGCTCAACACGCTATTGCTGAGCATCTCGTCGGAGGTCGATCCGGCTAAGCGCCTGGCGGTGACCGCCGATGCGCAGCGTTATCTGCTCGATCAGGCATATGTGATTCCCATCTTCGAAGAACCGCAGGTCTTTGCTGGCGCGCCGTGGTTGAAAGGCGTGAATTTTGAAGCCGTGGGTCGCCCGTCGTTCTACGGCGCGTGGCTGGAAAAACACTAA